Proteins encoded within one genomic window of Companilactobacillus sp.:
- a CDS encoding MoaD/ThiS family protein, whose amino-acid sequence MKVKLFSVLAEKIGPSIDLELPETFKSDVVLDQIKQLHPDYAKVLDQSLVAVNEEYATDEEIALDSVDEIAIIPPVSGG is encoded by the coding sequence ATGAAAGTAAAATTATTTTCAGTCTTAGCCGAAAAAATCGGTCCATCAATTGATTTGGAGTTACCAGAGACATTTAAGTCAGATGTAGTTTTAGATCAGATCAAACAGCTGCATCCAGACTATGCCAAAGTTTTAGACCAATCGTTAGTTGCCGTTAATGAGGAGTATGCAACTGATGAAGAGATTGCCTTGGATTCAGTCGATGAGATCGCAATTATTCCACCTGTCAGTGGTGGCTAA
- a CDS encoding ABC transporter substrate-binding protein, translating into MKNKKSLVIVLLTVLLLIAGGLSSVKNHQTYAASDTRVVKDNSGKKVTIPKKVKRVADLWHANNPILLMVGGENDLVATTKLIQNNKLLTRLYPKVKKQAVPFNGESVNTEELIAQKPDVVISSDPAQIETIRKAGLPVVNSMFQDFKGLKKTVTLTGKIVGGKANKQAAAYNNQLSDDIYEVGNRTKMAGTPSVLHIVNKTDLTKVDGRKTIVDQWIKTAGGKNAIKSKGNMISVSAEEIIKANPDIIIVGNTTSKAALKALKKDSRFKSLKAVKNKKVYGNPTGIFQWDRYSAEEDLQLWWAASKIHPEEMKDVNLTNKTKNFYMAFFNHKFTTKQVHQILNGEVIK; encoded by the coding sequence ATGAAGAATAAGAAATCGCTAGTAATAGTGCTACTGACGGTTTTACTTTTGATTGCCGGAGGTCTAAGCAGCGTAAAGAATCACCAAACTTATGCCGCTTCAGACACTCGCGTAGTCAAAGATAATTCCGGTAAAAAAGTCACTATTCCTAAAAAAGTCAAACGTGTCGCCGATTTGTGGCATGCCAATAACCCCATTTTATTAATGGTCGGTGGGGAAAATGACTTAGTAGCCACGACCAAATTGATCCAGAACAATAAACTGCTGACACGACTTTATCCAAAGGTCAAAAAGCAAGCTGTTCCGTTCAATGGTGAAAGCGTGAATACTGAAGAATTGATCGCTCAAAAGCCAGATGTTGTAATCAGTTCTGATCCAGCTCAGATCGAAACAATCAGAAAAGCCGGATTACCTGTTGTCAATTCAATGTTTCAAGATTTTAAAGGATTGAAGAAAACGGTTACATTAACTGGTAAGATAGTAGGTGGCAAAGCTAATAAACAAGCAGCAGCCTATAACAATCAATTGAGCGACGATATTTATGAAGTTGGCAACCGGACGAAAATGGCCGGAACGCCGAGCGTTTTGCACATCGTGAACAAGACTGATCTAACGAAGGTCGATGGTCGTAAGACAATCGTTGACCAATGGATCAAGACTGCCGGTGGTAAAAATGCCATTAAGTCTAAAGGTAATATGATCTCCGTCTCAGCTGAAGAAATTATCAAAGCCAATCCAGATATCATTATTGTCGGAAATACCACTAGTAAAGCTGCTCTAAAAGCTTTGAAGAAAGATTCTCGTTTCAAATCTTTAAAAGCAGTTAAGAACAAAAAGGTTTATGGCAATCCAACTGGAATTTTCCAATGGGATCGATACAGTGCTGAAGAAGACTTGCAACTTTGGTGGGCAGCTAGCAAGATCCATCCCGAAGAAATGAAGGATGTTAACTTGACCAACAAGACCAAGAACTTCTATATGGCATTCTTTAACCATAAATTTACGACCAAACAAGTTCACCAGATCTTAAACGGGGAGGTCATTAAATGA
- a CDS encoding nitrate reductase subunit alpha, whose amino-acid sequence MLKSKFFKKVEKFNGNFTQLEENSRRWEKLYKQRWAHDKVVRTTHGVNCTGSCSWNVYVKQGVVTWEHQSTDYPSCGPNMPEYEPRGCPRGASFSWYEYSPLRIKYPYIRERLWRMWDEAKKNAENPIDAWESIVTDPEKTKEYKSVRGHGGLIRVKWSDATELISAMLIYTIKKYGPDRIAGFSPIPAMSMLSYASGARFISMIGGEMLSFYDWYADLPPASPQVWGEQTDVPESADWYNSQYLMMWGSNVPLTRTPDAHFMVEARYKGTKVVSISPDYAENVKFADNWLAPHPGSDAALAQGFTHVILNEFYNKQQIPYFIDYSKRFTDLPFVIMLDQSETNPEHVVSGRFVRISDISDAETENAEWKPVLLDSTNDRLTVPNGTLGQRWESGKKWNLDMTADDGHEIDPQLSFIDGGKTETIDMPSFDASGNSIYQRTIPYREITLKDGSKQKIATVYDLLMAQYGIARVEADPYAAKDYNDTDSLFTPAWAEKITGVRQDMIVQIANEFAKNAAETKGKSMIIIGAGVNHWFNSDMTYRSAINMLLLCGCVGVQGGGWAHYVGQEKLRPAEGWANIAFANDWNKGGARQQQGTSFFYFASDQWKYDELDNAAQKSPTKHIEHGYKHPADYNQMAIRLGWMPSYPQFNRNSLDFVDQYNTRNIEEISKKVVKELMDGSLKFAAEAPDEDKNQPKGMFIWRSNLFASSGKGQEYFMRHMLGAENGLLAKTNGNFKPQDMEWDDHSIDGKLDLVTTFDFRMVTTPLYSDIVLPAATWYEKEDLSSTDMHPFIHPFNKAVDPLWESKSDWQAFKGIAKEFSAMAKKYFTGVKYDLKTQPLGHDSKGEISQPLGQIKDWKKGEIEAIPGKTMPSLSLVERDYTKIYDKFISLGPNARGKVGANGYSYDVSDEYDELKDILGTYNDGIEKGCPKLDEDKNVAEAILHLSSASNGHVAVKAWKSAEEITGEKLSDIAEGQEEKQMTFQNITIQPREGIPTPIFTSAKHNGDRYSPFSVNIERNVPFRTITGRQSFYLDHEIFEEYGEELATYKPTLPPFVMAPTDTKVEKADKEVTLRYLTPHGKWNIHTTYQDNLYMLTLFRGGPTVWLSLDDAKKIDVEDNDWVELYNKNGVVTARAVVSQRMPDGTMYMYHAQDMEIEEPLSTITGNRGGSHNAPTQIHVKPTQMVGGYGQLSYGFNYYGPIGNQRDLYVNVRKLKEVKWNEG is encoded by the coding sequence ATGCTAAAATCAAAATTTTTTAAAAAAGTTGAAAAGTTTAATGGTAATTTCACCCAACTAGAAGAAAATTCTCGTCGCTGGGAGAAATTATATAAACAACGTTGGGCACACGATAAGGTGGTCCGGACTACTCACGGTGTTAACTGTACCGGTTCATGTAGTTGGAACGTTTACGTTAAACAAGGTGTCGTAACTTGGGAGCATCAGTCGACTGACTACCCATCTTGTGGACCAAATATGCCAGAATATGAGCCACGTGGCTGTCCTCGTGGGGCTTCTTTTTCGTGGTATGAATACAGCCCATTAAGAATTAAATATCCATATATTCGTGAACGTTTATGGAGAATGTGGGACGAAGCTAAGAAGAACGCCGAAAATCCAATTGATGCTTGGGAAAGTATCGTTACTGATCCTGAAAAGACTAAAGAATACAAATCAGTTCGTGGTCATGGTGGTTTGATCAGAGTTAAGTGGTCAGATGCGACTGAATTGATCTCAGCTATGTTGATCTATACGATCAAAAAATATGGACCTGATCGAATTGCTGGATTCTCACCAATCCCAGCTATGTCAATGCTTAGTTACGCATCAGGTGCCAGATTCATCTCAATGATCGGTGGAGAAATGCTTAGTTTCTATGATTGGTATGCCGATCTTCCACCAGCATCTCCACAAGTTTGGGGGGAACAGACTGATGTTCCTGAATCAGCTGATTGGTATAACTCGCAATACTTAATGATGTGGGGTTCAAATGTTCCATTGACTAGAACACCGGATGCCCATTTCATGGTTGAAGCACGTTATAAAGGAACAAAGGTAGTTTCAATTTCTCCAGACTACGCTGAAAACGTTAAGTTTGCTGATAACTGGCTCGCTCCACATCCTGGATCTGACGCTGCTTTAGCACAAGGATTCACGCATGTTATCTTGAATGAATTTTATAATAAACAACAAATTCCTTATTTTATTGATTACTCGAAGAGATTCACTGATTTACCATTCGTTATCATGCTTGATCAAAGTGAAACTAATCCTGAACACGTGGTTTCTGGTCGTTTTGTCAGAATTTCTGATATCTCAGATGCCGAAACTGAAAATGCCGAATGGAAACCAGTTTTGCTTGATTCAACTAATGATCGACTAACTGTTCCAAACGGTACCTTAGGTCAAAGATGGGAAAGCGGCAAAAAGTGGAACCTTGATATGACTGCTGATGATGGTCATGAGATCGATCCACAATTGTCATTCATTGACGGCGGCAAGACCGAAACCATCGATATGCCTAGTTTTGATGCTTCTGGTAATTCGATTTATCAAAGAACGATCCCATATCGTGAGATCACCTTAAAAGATGGTAGCAAGCAAAAAATCGCGACCGTTTATGATTTATTGATGGCTCAATATGGTATTGCTAGAGTTGAAGCTGATCCATATGCTGCTAAAGACTACAACGATACCGACAGCTTGTTCACACCAGCTTGGGCTGAAAAAATCACCGGCGTCAGACAAGATATGATCGTCCAGATCGCCAACGAATTTGCTAAAAATGCTGCTGAAACAAAAGGTAAATCAATGATCATTATTGGTGCCGGTGTTAACCACTGGTTCAATTCAGATATGACTTATCGTTCAGCAATCAACATGTTGCTACTGTGTGGTTGTGTCGGCGTGCAAGGTGGTGGATGGGCTCACTACGTTGGACAAGAAAAATTACGTCCGGCTGAAGGTTGGGCTAACATAGCTTTTGCTAACGACTGGAACAAGGGCGGCGCTCGTCAACAACAAGGTACTTCATTCTTCTACTTTGCCAGTGACCAATGGAAGTACGATGAACTTGATAACGCCGCTCAAAAGTCACCAACTAAACATATTGAACATGGCTACAAGCATCCAGCTGACTATAACCAAATGGCAATCAGATTAGGATGGATGCCATCGTATCCACAATTCAACCGCAACAGTTTGGATTTCGTGGACCAATATAACACACGTAATATAGAAGAAATTTCTAAAAAAGTTGTTAAAGAGTTGATGGACGGAAGTTTGAAATTTGCTGCTGAAGCTCCGGACGAAGATAAGAACCAACCTAAAGGGATGTTCATTTGGAGATCTAACTTATTTGCATCATCTGGTAAGGGACAAGAATACTTCATGCGTCATATGCTAGGGGCTGAAAATGGCTTGTTAGCTAAGACTAACGGCAACTTCAAACCTCAAGACATGGAATGGGATGATCATTCGATCGACGGTAAATTAGACCTTGTGACAACCTTTGATTTCAGAATGGTCACAACGCCACTTTACTCAGATATCGTTTTACCAGCTGCAACTTGGTATGAAAAAGAAGACCTTTCAAGTACTGATATGCATCCATTTATCCATCCATTCAACAAAGCTGTCGATCCACTTTGGGAATCAAAGAGCGACTGGCAAGCCTTCAAAGGTATCGCCAAAGAATTCTCAGCTATGGCTAAGAAATACTTCACTGGCGTTAAATACGATTTGAAGACTCAACCACTTGGACATGATTCTAAAGGTGAGATCTCGCAACCATTAGGTCAGATCAAAGATTGGAAGAAAGGCGAGATCGAAGCTATTCCAGGTAAGACCATGCCTAGTCTTTCATTAGTCGAACGTGACTACACAAAGATCTATGACAAGTTCATTTCCTTAGGACCTAACGCTCGTGGAAAAGTTGGAGCAAATGGCTACAGCTACGATGTTTCTGATGAATACGACGAATTAAAGGATATTCTGGGAACTTACAACGATGGTATCGAAAAAGGTTGTCCAAAACTTGACGAAGATAAGAATGTTGCCGAAGCAATCTTGCATCTCTCAAGTGCATCAAATGGACATGTTGCCGTTAAAGCTTGGAAGAGTGCCGAAGAGATCACTGGCGAGAAATTGTCTGATATTGCTGAAGGTCAAGAAGAGAAACAAATGACCTTCCAAAATATCACGATTCAACCACGCGAAGGTATTCCAACACCGATCTTTACTAGTGCCAAGCACAATGGCGACAGATATTCACCATTCTCAGTCAACATTGAACGTAACGTTCCATTTAGAACTATTACTGGTAGACAGTCATTCTACTTAGATCATGAGATCTTTGAAGAATACGGTGAAGAATTAGCAACTTACAAGCCAACCTTGCCACCATTCGTAATGGCACCAACCGATACCAAGGTTGAAAAAGCTGACAAAGAAGTTACTTTACGTTATCTAACTCCACATGGTAAGTGGAATATCCATACAACTTATCAAGATAATCTTTACATGTTGACACTATTTAGAGGTGGTCCAACAGTTTGGTTGAGTTTAGACGATGCCAAGAAGATCGATGTCGAAGATAACGATTGGGTCGAACTATACAACAAGAACGGTGTTGTAACTGCTAGAGCCGTTGTTTCGCAAAGAATGCCTGATGGCACGATGTACATGTACCACGCACAAGACATGGAAATTGAAGAACCACTTTCAACAATCACTGGTAATCGTGGTGGTTCGCATAATGCACCTACTCAAATTCACGTCAAACCAACCCAAATGGTCGGAGGCTACGGTCAATTGAGTTATGGCTTCAATTACTATGGACCAATTGGTAATCAAAGAGACTTATACGTAAATGTTAGAAAACTCAAGGAGGTTAAGTGGAATGAAGGTTAA
- the narI gene encoding respiratory nitrate reductase subunit gamma, which yields MKDIGDFLLWCVFPYIALGSFIFGTIVRFTWFRGGITAKSSELLEKKNLMVGSVLFHVGIIFVFLGHVVGILIPKAFTDWLGIPNEIYHIGALVMGGLAGFMALAGMLILSYRRFSDDRVFATSSFSDLVVDLSFLIVIVLGLSASLGDGIFFNPHFNYRLNLSVWARQLFYFRPDFHLMQQVPLTFKFHVICGLLIFGFFPYTRLVHALTLPWQYLFRSPEVYRRKPSIRGEQNRG from the coding sequence ATGAAGGATATCGGAGATTTCTTATTGTGGTGCGTTTTTCCATATATAGCACTCGGTTCATTTATCTTTGGGACCATCGTTCGGTTCACATGGTTCCGTGGCGGCATTACCGCTAAATCAAGTGAGCTACTTGAAAAAAAGAATTTGATGGTCGGTAGCGTTCTCTTCCACGTCGGAATTATTTTCGTTTTTTTAGGTCACGTTGTTGGTATCTTGATTCCTAAAGCCTTTACTGACTGGTTAGGAATTCCAAACGAGATCTATCATATTGGAGCTTTAGTCATGGGTGGTTTAGCCGGATTCATGGCCTTGGCAGGTATGTTAATCTTGAGTTACCGTCGATTCAGCGATGATCGAGTATTCGCTACTAGTTCATTCAGTGATCTAGTTGTCGATTTATCGTTCTTGATCGTTATCGTATTAGGATTGTCAGCATCATTAGGAGATGGAATCTTCTTTAATCCACATTTCAATTACCGTTTGAATTTATCAGTCTGGGCTAGACAATTGTTCTACTTCAGACCAGATTTCCATTTGATGCAGCAAGTTCCATTGACCTTTAAGTTCCACGTTATCTGTGGATTATTGATCTTTGGATTCTTCCCATACACAAGATTGGTCCATGCACTAACGTTGCCATGGCAATACTTGTTCAGAAGTCCTGAAGTATATCGTCGTAAACCAAGTATTAGAGGGGAACAAAATCGTGGCTAA
- the narH gene encoding nitrate reductase subunit beta: MKVKAQISMVLNLDKCIGCHTCSVTCKQTWTNRPGAEYMWFNNVETRPGVGYPKKWEDESHYKGGWKLNRKGKLELRAGSKLNKVSLAKIFYNPDMPNMDDYYEPWTYDYKTLFGKETKHQPVARAQSQITGKPMKLKNGPNWDDDLAGSDRSFGEDPNMQNIEADIKGNFEKTFMMYLPRLCEHCLNAACVASCPSGAMYKRDEDGIVLVDQERCRGWRFCMTGCPYKKVYFNWKTNKAEKCTFCYPRIEEGLPTVCSETCVGRIRYIGVILYDADRVQEACEEPDDTKLYEAQLGLFLDPNDPEVIEQALADGVDMETIKCAQRSPIYKMAVEQKIAFPLHPEYRTMPMVWYVPPLSPIMNYFEGKNSIKYPELIFPAIEEMRIPVEYLANLLAGGNTEVIKNALYKLAMMRLYMRAKTSGKDFDTEKLDRVGLTEESATSLYRLLAIAKYDDRFVIPKAKKENIEPVEDEQGGLGYEECNGCALAPAHGSMLRKAKAGMSSKDIYAESFYGGIWRD, encoded by the coding sequence ATGAAGGTTAAAGCACAAATTTCCATGGTCTTAAACCTGGATAAGTGTATCGGATGTCATACTTGTTCCGTAACATGTAAGCAAACCTGGACTAACCGTCCTGGTGCGGAATACATGTGGTTTAACAACGTTGAAACTAGACCTGGTGTCGGCTATCCAAAGAAGTGGGAAGACGAAAGTCATTACAAGGGTGGTTGGAAACTCAACCGCAAGGGTAAACTCGAACTTCGTGCCGGCAGCAAGCTCAACAAAGTTTCATTAGCCAAGATTTTTTACAATCCTGATATGCCTAACATGGATGATTACTACGAACCATGGACATACGATTACAAAACATTGTTTGGCAAAGAAACCAAGCATCAGCCAGTTGCACGTGCACAGTCACAGATCACTGGCAAACCTATGAAATTAAAAAATGGTCCTAACTGGGATGACGATTTGGCTGGTTCAGATCGTAGTTTCGGCGAAGACCCTAACATGCAAAACATCGAAGCAGACATCAAAGGTAACTTTGAAAAAACTTTCATGATGTACTTGCCTCGTTTGTGCGAACACTGCTTGAACGCTGCTTGTGTAGCTTCATGTCCTAGTGGTGCCATGTACAAACGTGACGAAGACGGAATCGTTTTGGTCGATCAAGAACGTTGTCGTGGATGGCGTTTTTGTATGACAGGCTGCCCTTACAAAAAGGTTTACTTCAACTGGAAAACTAATAAGGCTGAAAAATGTACTTTCTGTTATCCAAGAATTGAAGAAGGACTTCCAACAGTTTGTTCAGAAACTTGCGTTGGTAGAATCCGTTACATTGGCGTAATTTTATATGACGCTGATCGTGTTCAAGAAGCCTGCGAAGAACCTGACGATACAAAACTTTACGAAGCACAATTAGGTTTGTTCTTGGACCCTAATGATCCAGAAGTTATCGAACAAGCCTTAGCTGACGGCGTTGATATGGAAACAATCAAATGTGCCCAACGTTCACCTATTTACAAGATGGCTGTTGAACAAAAGATTGCCTTCCCATTGCATCCTGAATACCGCACAATGCCAATGGTTTGGTATGTGCCACCATTGTCACCAATCATGAATTACTTTGAAGGTAAGAATTCGATCAAGTATCCTGAACTTATCTTCCCAGCAATCGAAGAGATGCGTATTCCGGTTGAATACTTAGCAAATCTTTTAGCTGGTGGAAATACCGAAGTAATCAAGAATGCACTTTATAAATTAGCTATGATGAGATTATATATGCGTGCTAAAACAAGTGGAAAAGATTTTGATACTGAAAAACTCGACCGAGTTGGTTTGACTGAGGAGTCAGCAACTTCACTTTATCGTCTCTTAGCCATTGCTAAGTATGACGACAGATTCGTAATTCCTAAGGCTAAAAAGGAAAATATCGAACCTGTTGAAGATGAACAAGGTGGACTTGGTTATGAAGAATGTAACGGCTGTGCTTTAGCTCCAGCTCATGGCAGCATGTTACGTAAAGCAAAAGCAGGGATGTCATCAAAAGATATTTATGCAGAAAGTTTCTATGGAGGAATTTGGCGTGATTAA
- a CDS encoding ABC transporter ATP-binding protein encodes MSEIYTKQLSFAYDQKNIIGNVDLRVQDGQVLVILGPNGIGKSTLLSCLSGLHPNYQGQIKLAGQELKNISSRELSHRLALVSQGVNIKSSLNLFDYLLLGRSAFHSIFSQPDDNDRQRVESVLQQIGLADYRDVSLQDMSGGQRQLAQIGRALVQDPQILIMDEPTSALDYKNQILVLKLIKALSDKNISIIISTHDPNQAMMIGDLVGLLVDDQTYLQGTTTEILSEKYLSELYKTPIVSTYNEELHRNIFGTRMD; translated from the coding sequence TTGTCTGAAATTTATACTAAACAATTAAGTTTCGCCTATGACCAGAAGAATATCATCGGTAACGTTGATTTACGGGTCCAAGACGGCCAAGTTTTAGTCATTTTAGGTCCCAACGGTATTGGCAAAAGCACACTATTATCATGTTTGAGCGGCCTGCATCCAAATTATCAAGGCCAAATCAAACTAGCTGGCCAGGAGTTAAAAAATATTTCTAGTCGCGAACTGTCGCATCGGCTGGCATTAGTTAGTCAAGGCGTGAATATCAAGAGCAGTCTGAATTTGTTCGACTACTTGTTATTAGGTAGATCAGCGTTCCATTCGATCTTTAGTCAACCTGACGATAACGACAGACAACGAGTTGAGTCAGTATTACAACAAATTGGCTTAGCGGATTATCGTGACGTGAGTTTGCAAGATATGTCTGGCGGACAACGCCAATTAGCCCAAATCGGTCGGGCTTTAGTGCAAGATCCTCAGATCTTGATCATGGATGAACCAACGTCTGCACTAGATTACAAAAACCAAATATTGGTTTTAAAATTAATAAAAGCCCTTTCAGATAAAAATATTTCTATTATAATAAGTACACATGATCCAAATCAGGCCATGATGATCGGGGACTTGGTGGGATTGTTGGTGGATGATCAGACGTACCTTCAAGGTACGACAACAGAAATTTTGTCCGAGAAGTATTTGTCTGAGCTGTACAAGACGCCAATTGTATCAACTTATAACGAGGAATTGCACCGCAACATATTTGGGACGAGGATGGATTAA
- the narJ gene encoding nitrate reductase molybdenum cofactor assembly chaperone — MINIEKLNSLKGGFIYLSRMIDYPTQDILEPKFLDDFKANYPETPHKDELIEIITAMQVYSLEDIKTHYVSLFELNNRYTLYMTYYKLTDSRERGQVLAKLKMLYEMFGVQIEGTELSDYLPLMLEFLTFSDWKDDYRQQDLKLLFSVIEDGTYNLLEKSEEESDDLYFRTISIIRSEMRSCVEQDVVQPDTTKTGGE; from the coding sequence GTGATTAATATTGAGAAGCTAAACAGCTTAAAAGGTGGTTTCATTTATTTATCAAGAATGATCGACTACCCAACTCAAGATATTTTGGAACCCAAGTTTTTGGATGATTTTAAGGCCAACTATCCCGAAACTCCGCATAAAGATGAATTGATCGAGATCATTACTGCGATGCAAGTCTATTCACTTGAAGATATTAAAACGCATTATGTTTCGCTTTTTGAATTGAATAATCGTTACACTTTATATATGACGTATTATAAATTGACTGACTCCAGAGAACGTGGCCAAGTCTTAGCCAAGTTGAAAATGTTATACGAAATGTTTGGCGTGCAGATTGAAGGAACTGAATTGTCCGACTATTTGCCACTGATGCTAGAATTTCTGACATTTTCCGATTGGAAAGACGATTATCGCCAACAAGATTTGAAGCTGCTTTTTTCCGTAATTGAGGACGGAACTTATAACTTGTTAGAAAAATCTGAAGAAGAGTCAGACGACCTTTACTTTAGAACTATCAGCATCATCCGCTCAGAAATGAGATCGTGCGTTGAACAAGATGTCGTCCAACCAGACACAACGAAAACAGGGGGAGAATAG
- a CDS encoding molybdenum cofactor biosynthesis protein MoaE encodes MSLVKIVDQPIDVDGLTKSLIHNEYGGLDIFLGTIRQFTDEIETEKIEYTTYKSMAEKEMQKLADIVLAKDMDVVMVHRVGELQLGEVAVFIGVSAPHRAEAFENCQMLIDRLKKTVPIWKKEYDKDKIRWGGLGE; translated from the coding sequence ATGAGTCTAGTCAAGATAGTTGATCAGCCAATTGACGTTGATGGCCTCACCAAGAGCTTGATCCATAATGAATATGGCGGACTCGATATTTTCTTAGGAACGATTCGGCAGTTTACCGATGAGATCGAAACTGAGAAGATCGAATACACCACGTATAAATCAATGGCTGAAAAGGAAATGCAGAAATTAGCTGACATTGTTTTAGCCAAAGATATGGATGTCGTGATGGTTCATCGCGTTGGAGAATTACAGTTGGGAGAAGTCGCCGTATTTATCGGCGTGTCGGCTCCACATCGAGCGGAAGCATTTGAGAATTGTCAGATGTTGATCGACCGCTTGAAAAAGACCGTGCCAATTTGGAAAAAGGAATACGATAAAGACAAAATTCGCTGGGGAGGTTTAGGAGAATGA
- a CDS encoding FecCD family ABC transporter permease, producing MANRHRNIIKMTVAAVLLIVLILVSMMLGRYNLSFHDVMNYFFNRADSSTKLILKLRFTRIVAVILVGAGLSMAGATFQSVFNNGLASPNILGVATGASVGAAFAILNGLPIYLIELFAFVMGVLTMFLTLLINHFLHNNSGITLILAGIIMAGLMQSILGSIKYVADPEDQLQSIVYWELGSFMKVDLSSLMSVGPVLLVGILLLFFARWRLNVLSLDEATIKTIGINPNLNRNLMILVATLLTSAAVCLCGVIGWVGLVVPHISRSIVGGDNRNAMPMTGITGAILLLIADTLARSISVNDIPLSIVTGFIGVPIFVFILLRRKDTVV from the coding sequence GTGGCTAATCGTCACAGAAATATTATTAAAATGACTGTGGCAGCTGTTCTTTTGATTGTCTTGATCTTAGTGTCAATGATGCTTGGAAGATACAACCTGTCCTTTCATGATGTGATGAATTACTTTTTTAATCGGGCTGATAGCTCGACGAAGTTAATTCTGAAATTAAGATTTACTAGAATAGTAGCAGTTATTTTAGTTGGCGCGGGTCTATCCATGGCCGGCGCCACTTTTCAATCTGTCTTCAATAATGGCCTGGCATCTCCCAACATTTTAGGTGTCGCAACTGGTGCCAGCGTCGGGGCTGCCTTTGCCATCTTGAACGGATTGCCAATTTATTTGATCGAATTGTTTGCCTTTGTGATGGGCGTTTTGACAATGTTTTTGACCTTATTGATCAATCATTTTCTGCATAACAATTCAGGTATTACCTTAATTTTGGCCGGAATTATTATGGCAGGCTTGATGCAGTCGATCTTAGGGTCGATCAAATATGTTGCAGACCCTGAAGACCAATTGCAAAGCATTGTGTATTGGGAACTGGGTAGCTTTATGAAAGTCGATCTCAGTTCACTAATGTCAGTTGGACCAGTTTTATTAGTCGGGATACTACTTCTATTTTTTGCCAGATGGCGTTTGAACGTTTTGTCATTGGATGAGGCGACTATCAAAACTATCGGGATCAATCCTAACTTGAACCGCAATCTGATGATTTTAGTGGCTACCTTATTGACGTCAGCTGCCGTTTGCCTGTGCGGCGTTATTGGCTGGGTCGGCTTAGTCGTTCCTCACATCAGTCGCAGCATTGTCGGAGGCGACAATCGAAACGCCATGCCAATGACTGGGATCACGGGGGCAATTTTATTATTGATTGCGGATACGCTGGCCCGCAGTATTTCGGTCAACGATATTCCTTTGAGTATCGTGACGGGATTTATCGGCGTTCCAATATTCGTATTCATTTTACTAAGGAGAAAAGATACCGTTGTCTGA